TACTCACTAGCTCAATTTACATTCTATCATTACCAAACgacataataatatttatattcttattatcattagtagtattaaattttttgttgaaaaatatactcctatttctttagtctataaaaaatataccaaTTCGTGAATAGCACTGATTTTAATAcgtaattaataaagtaagaaaaataggGGAAATGTGATAGaagtaatgttagtggattgtggggtaTACATTATTAgttgtttgaaaattttcttttaagaaTTGGTCTAAATTCACTAAAAcgtaaaattagtttatttttttggattgaatacttaattgtaatattattatctttgTAGCTGTAATCAACATATATGACTCAGTTATTTCTGTAAAGTCTGCTTTATTTTACTCTATACATAAAATAGTATGAAGACATAGATTGGGTCGCACTCAACTACAAAAACGCCCataggaaaaataaagaaaagaaaaacttgTTCAATGTAAATACACTGTATGGATTCACAACAATAATCATTAGATACATCATCAAAGATATAAATggaataaaatccaaaatcaataaaCGAGATAAGACACAATCAAtcctcaaaaagaaaaaagaggaaaaaaagcaaataaaaaagcaacaaaacaaACCTTAAACACACAAAGCACGAACCTCTTAAAACAAGCAAATCAAAGCGTCGCGTAAACAACCTCCCAAGCTTTGCTGACACGTCAAAATTCAGTTacactaaataaataatcctcTCCGACGTCGTTTCCCACCATATCCTCTTTTCATCCGTTGGATCAAATATCAACGGATGAGATCTGCCGCCACATCGTAATCCCATGGGCCGCGACGTAACTCGCCACCCCGCGTTAATAAGTAGCATCTCGTGTAAGGCACAacctataataataattgtagtaatacatttactattattaattcttTGGATTTCTTATTACATCTCTTCGGATGtgatcataaataaaatttacttttttcacaaTTTCGGATCTCTAACAAAAGTTGATGTCATAAAGTTggtttattttcttctatatatacgCTTAGTTTCGTGCAAACTCTGTAACTCATCAAACTTCAATGCCATAATTTGGGTGAGTATATTTTGTAACATATCACTCTAAATTATTGTACTCATGAATTCGTGTTTAATGGGAATAATGTTCAAgaattgttgattttgataaattactttttaatattcctaTCATGGTATGTAATGTTGCATTGATGTAGGACATGTTATTTATAGTCTCTAGCGGTGGCTGTTTTATTTCAAGTTAAGCGAAACTAGAAACATTATCAAtgatataatttcatttcaagtAATAAGTTGAGATTATATTGAATGTTGATGCAGTCTGAATTTGGCATTTGCTTAAATTattcttgataaaaaaatttgattttataggCAAAAATGGGAACAAAGATTGAAGCTTTTGCACTGAGCCTTTTGGTGGCAAGTCTAGTGTTGCTTTGTCCTGCAGTTTCTGCATCAGATGATGGGCTGATGAGAATAGGATTGAAGAAGGTGAAGTTTGATCCATCAAATAGGGAAGCTGCTCTCCTCGACTCGAAGGAGAGCCTCAGAGCCAAGGCCGGGGATGGAGGGGATGCCGTTGTGGCACTCAAGAACTACATGGATGCTCAGGTACTATCAAAAGAGTGTTTAAAATTGCTATaagcaattaaatgatttaatctgttagaaaaaaaaaaataattcatggatattcgatttcagTACTTTGGTGAGATTGCCATCGGCACCCCACCGCAGAAATTCATGGTCATTTTCGACACGGGAAGCTCCAACCTGTGGGTGCCATCTTCGAAATGCTACTTTTCTGTAAGTATATATTCGTGTTGGTGTGCGATTCGTGTTGttttcgtgttcgtgtttgtgaTTGAGAAGTGGTGGTTTTTTGGGTGCAGCCTGCTTGTTTTCTCCATGCCAAATACAAGTCTAGGCAATCTAGTACCTACAAAAAGAATGGTTAGTTCTCATTCCCTTGTTTTGTAataatgattgaaaattgaaatattctaaataaattatgattttgaggataaaaaaaagttttgaattttttggttgaTGGGGCTGCAGCTCCCCCTACATAGGATATGTACTTATGTGAAAAGGCCTGAGTCTTTGGCATCATTTGATTTCAGGGAAATCTGCTGCGATTCAATATGGAACAGGATCAATCTCTGGATTCTACAGTGAAGATGTTGTTACAATTGGCAATTTAGTTGTGAAGAATCAggttttgtttccatttttatttttagattattgtttttcttataaatcaaAGGCCACAACATAACTTGTGCAATTTGGAATTTGAGCAGGAGTTTATTGAGGCAACAAGTGAACCTGGTGTGACATTTGTGGCTGCCAAGTTTGATGGCATATTAGGACTTGGATTCCAAGAGATCTCAGTCGGGAACTCGACCCCCCCATGGTCTGAGCCCGGCACCccattagtactatttttttcgtCTTTTGGTTACTCAAATCTCCAATCTAATTGTTGTATGCAGGTACAATATGATTGCACAAGGCCTTGTTAAGGAGCCTGTGTTCTCATTCTGGCTGAATAGGAATGTGAATGATCAAAACGGCGGTGAGCTTGTTTTTGGTGGCTTTGATACCAAACATTTCAAGGGCGAACATTCGTATGTTCCGGTCTCAAGGAAAGGCTACTGGCAGGTTGTTCATTAGagcatatatatgtatagctGATCttgaaaattacataaaaaattgagGATTGTTTTGGTGATTTCTGAAATTGTGTATGGATATTTTGCAGTTTGACATGGGTGATGTTCTCATTGGTGGTAAACAGAGTGGTATGTCACACCTtactttcaaacttttttgttttgctttgaTAAAAAATGTGAGATCCATGTTGTATGCATTTTGTAGGCTATTGCGCCCAAGGATGTTCCGCGATTGCAGATTCCGGGACTTCTCTTTTAGCCGGTCCAACGGTATATTTTTCTATgcttcttttttagtttggcTAAGCTTATTTTTGAGTTTATGTTAATGGATGCTGTCTTTGGTTGTAGACTGTGATAGCAATGATCAACCATGCCATTGGAGTATCTGGAGTGGTAAATCAAGGATGCAAGTCTTTGGTTCAAAAATATGGCTCATCAATCATGGATCTTCTCTTGAAAGAGGTAACTTTTCTCTTAATATTAATTCTCTACATTTGATTCCAATTTTGGGTGTTGTAGTCATTGAACCATGATTTGGTCTGTCAACAGTTGCAACCAGAGAATATATGTGGCCAACTCGGGGTGTGCGAAGCCCATGGAGCAAGGTTAGTGCTCGTCTTCATGGCTCGGGTGATGGCTTAGATAGATAAAAGTATTAAGTGAACACATCTTCAATATGCAGCAGCGAGGGCATCGAGAGCGTTGTGGGAGATGAGGAGGGCAAATCAGCGGGCCTGATCAATGCTCTGTGCCCGGTTTGCAAAATGGCCGCGGTTTGGATGAAAAGCCAACTCGGGCTTAACAAAACCCGAGACGTTGTATTGAAGTATGCTAACGAGGTAGAATTTTTTCACTTGACTAAGATATGGTATAatgtttaatttcattttatttatttattttgtaatatttggGTATAATGTTGCAAAGGTTTGTGAGAAGATGCCTAATCCACTGGGACAATCAATTGTTGACTGTGGAAGTATTGCTTCTATGCCTATTATTTCCTTCACAATTGGTGGCAAAACTTTTGATCTCTCATCAAAAGAGGTGCACATTTTCTTACTTCACACATTCAATTATTTAGCCTGGAGCATTAGTTCTTCTTTGTATCTTGATCAATGACACTTGTTGGTTTTGTCATGTGTTACATCAGTACATACTTAAGGTGGAAGGACAAGGACAAGCACAATGCATTAGTGGTTTCACCGGCATCGATGTTCCTCCTCCACGTGGACCACTCTGGTAATTCTAGTACTATACGATAAAATTTGTGTGAGATCGTTATTTTATGTTGTGTGATGAATCAAGTTGGATTCAAAACTTGATTCAATTTGGATCTTGATATTGACCCgtcttataaaattttaactttaCAAAACTTGCGCTTAACTCGAATGTGATGTTGCAGGATCCTCGGAGATATGTTTATGGGTCGCTATCATACCGTGTTCGACCATGGGAAACTGAGAGTTGGGTTTGCTGAAGCTGTTTAgagaaaaatttcatatttacaaaaataatgtgatCAGTAATTACATGTGATATTTGTTTTGAGTGTACTCACTGTTCAAGATTTGGATCTTTATTTCAATGAAACAATCTTTCTTGGCAAAAATTAATGTTCTGTTTTCCTACTTTTGCGTTCAttgttcaaatttaaattaattttaagctTTGCAAAATTAATTTCCTATATTTCCCAGTTTAACCCGGTGCAAGTTcgacatttttaaaataattaaagaattaaaataaaaatggtgtTATGTGTGACACGAGCGAATATTCAAATGTtaacattatatattttgcaatCTATATAAAGAATTTAGCGTGGTACTGTTTTGTCCTATCCTATTATCGAAATTTGGATCCATCACTGTATGAAtgtattaattactatttcaAACGACTACTAATTCATTTGacttttttgagaaaaaatcaTTTGTTTAGAAGTTTGTAATAAGACAAAATATTGTTCAACTATCACACGATATTAGATGAGCTACCTACGTCcctaaaatatactataaggttctaataaatttagttttcaaccaaaaaaattacaataataacaaattaatgaatGCGAACCtttcataatcaatatttcaattatggAGTTTATGTTGGTGTTTTAGTTTGAGGGAGTTGGGAATTGACTTTCAATTTTAACTAGTGGAAAATCATATCCCAGGCCAagtcaattcattttttcattttcaccaATATTGAGCTACggcttttataaaataaagatcataaATGTTAGAACTTAGAACCTATTATTAAGATTGGTTGAAATTATCTACTCCTCTcctttttgttaattaagtATCCTATAATTAAGATTGGTGGAGACGTAGACAACAATGACAAATTCTTTCGTGATCTACATTTCAACTTCATTTCTGGTGTCAATGTTgatgatttaaaataattgactttcaattcaaataaatgatttaGGCTAAGTCAATCCAATTTTCGTCTTCACCATTGAGCTGCggcttttataaaataaaaagaccATCAATGTAAGAATTTAGAACATCTACTTATTAAGATTGGTGGAAATTATTTACTCATCTCCTTTTTGTTAATTGAGTGTCCTGTTTTTCATGAATTAATgtctcatttaataaaaattacaagtaTGTAATTGTGGCATTCTATCCTATATAAccttatttaataattttgaaagaaatggtCTTGTCTAAATTTTCAAAGACCACGTCAGCTTTACTTGTCATCTAAGAAATATTGATCACAAACTCATCAACTATATACGTACATATACTAGAAAGTTGATATTTGAGAATTAATAATAAGCTTCAATATTTCTTAACATGAACGTATCCATGCAAATTACTGAAAGCACATATTGAGtaataaatccaaaattttaactaCCAGGATTAATAAACTGAATGAAAGAATAGGAatagattaataaaaattgatgaataaaAGAATGggtacattttttaattttatttttacaaaaaaaatatgatcagAAAAGCTTGCTTGCAAATTCATCAATGGCATCCCCTTTGACCAAAGAATCCTCCGCTAAATTTCTGAGCTCCGACAAACTCCTTCCCAACTGCAAAGCAACCTTCATCTCCACCATTTctccattctctcttctctccaaATCATCCTCCTTCAAGTTTGATTCAATCGATTCTTCCATTAGTTTAAAAAATCCAGCATTGCTTCTATACATCTCAAACACCATTCCCACTTGCCCGCCGTGCTCCAACGTGTTCGCCACCGCCGCCAATGCCCCACCGCCAACAGCCAAGGCGGCGGCCCAGCCACCGTGAGACTGAGAAAGCATCGCCGAACCAACGGCGGCCACACCCGTCAAAACAGGACCGCTCATCGCCAATACCTTATTCAATTTGAGTGCCTTTTCCCCCAAATTCAAGTACTCTTCTTCGTCTTTTCTCTTTATCACATTTACTATTTCTCTCATTTCTTCTTCCAATTTCCCATTCCATCCGTTGTAGCCTTTGCTCGTTTTAGGCTGCTTTCTTCCGTTGCGAGGCCACCACACCGCGGGCTCCACGGTGGCCGGGAATTTATCGAGCATGGCGCCGAGGAGAGGCAGCGGAAAGGCCCTGTCGAGCGCCAACACTTTGTCCATGAATTCCTTCACATGAATTGGATTTGGATTGCCAATTGAGAGAATGGTTTGGATTTGATTGTGAAGCTGTTTGAAGAGTCTCGTTGCGTTGCGCTGCTCTTCGGCTAGCTGAGACGGTTGGATTTTGTTGACGATGGAAAGCATCCCTGTCGCTGCCACGTACATCGCTGTCGATGACAACGCCACTGCGGTGGCGTCTCCGTCGCTCATGGAGGCGATGCCGGCCATGGTGGCGGCGGCCAGAGTGAGAGCGTTGATCGAATTCAGAAGGAGAGAGTTCCATTCGTTTCTCTGATCTCCGATGTTTTTGTGCATTTCGATTCTATCTGCAACCGCTTCCATAATGGCGTAGAGCTTAGCAATGACCGATGGATCCGTTTCGTCTCTTTCGATCAAGGCTTCCACGTTAGGGCTGAGCTGCTTCTCGAGTTGTTCGAAGCTGCTAGTGTTGCTTTTGATGTGTGGAAGTGTGATTTTCGAGACTCTTTGTGGGAGATTGATGGTTGCCTTTGTAGTGTTATAATTTCCTCTTCTATGAGTGTTTAAGGAAGGCAAGATTAGGCTTGATGCTTTTAAGGCTGCCATTTTCTCAAGATATGTAAATTGTGAAGTGAGTGTGGGTAAAGAATTTGGTTGTTTGTTGAAGTGAGGTATATATTTGTTAAGATTTGATGTATGAATTGTTGAACCTTTGTGGTATTGGT
The genomic region above belongs to Salvia hispanica cultivar TCC Black 2014 chromosome 3, UniMelb_Shisp_WGS_1.0, whole genome shotgun sequence and contains:
- the LOC125216615 gene encoding probable F-box protein At4g22030; its protein translation is MAALKASSLILPSLNTHRRGNYNTTKATINLPQRVSKITLPHIKSNTSSFEQLEKQLSPNVEALIERDETDPSVIAKLYAIMEAVADRIEMHKNIGDQRNEWNSLLLNSINALTLAAATMAGIASMSDGDATAVALSSTAMYVAATGMLSIVNKIQPSQLAEEQRNATRLFKQLHNQIQTILSIGNPNPIHVKEFMDKVLALDRAFPLPLLGAMLDKFPATVEPAVWWPRNGRKQPKTSKGYNGWNGKLEEEMREIVNVIKRKDEEEYLNLGEKALKLNKVLAMSGPVLTGVAAVGSAMLSQSHGGWAAALAVGGGALAAVANTLEHGGQVGMVFEMYRSNAGFFKLMEESIESNLKEDDLERRENGEMVEMKVALQLGRSLSELRNLAEDSLVKGDAIDEFASKLF
- the LOC125210599 gene encoding aspartic proteinase A1-like isoform X2, with the protein product MGTKIEAFALSLLVASLVLLCPAVSASDDGLMRIGLKKVKFDPSNREAALLDSKESLRAKAGDGGDAVVALKNYMDAQYFGEIAIGTPPQKFMVIFDTGSSNLWVPSSKCYFSPACFLHAKYKSRQSSTYKKNGKSAAIQYGTGSISGFYSEDVVTIGNLVVKNQEFIEATSEPGVTFVAAKFDGILGLGFQEISVGNSTPPWYNMIAQGLVKEPVFSFWLNRNVNDQNGGELVFGGFDTKHFKGEHSYVPVSRKGYWQFDMGDVLIGGKQSGYCAQGCSAIADSGTSLLAGPTTVIAMINHAIGVSGVVNQGCKSLVQKYGSSIMDLLLKELQPENICGQLGVCEAHGASEGIESVVGDEEGKSAGLINALCPVCKMAAVWMKSQLGLNKTRDVVLKYANEVCEKMPNPLGQSIVDCGSIASMPIISFTIGGKTFDLSSKEYILKVEGQGQAQCISGFTGIDVPPPRGPLWILGDMFMGRYHTVFDHGKLRVGFAEAV
- the LOC125210599 gene encoding aspartic proteinase A1-like isoform X1, whose amino-acid sequence is MGTKIEAFALSLLVASLVLLCPAVSASDDGLMRIGLKKVKFDPSNREAALLDSKESLRAKAGDGGDAVVALKNYMDAQYFGEIAIGTPPQKFMVIFDTGSSNLWVPSSKCYFSPACFLHAKYKSRQSSTYKKNGKSAAIQYGTGSISGFYSEDVVTIGNLVVKNQEFIEATSEPGVTFVAAKFDGILGLGFQEISVGNSTPPWYNMIAQGLVKEPVFSFWLNRNVNDQNGGELVFGGFDTKHFKGEHSYVPVSRKGYWQFDMGDVLIGGKQSGYCAQGCSAIADSGTSLLAGPTTVIAMINHAIGVSGVVNQGCKSLVQKYGSSIMDLLLKELQPENICGQLGVCEAHGASSEGIESVVGDEEGKSAGLINALCPVCKMAAVWMKSQLGLNKTRDVVLKYANEVCEKMPNPLGQSIVDCGSIASMPIISFTIGGKTFDLSSKEYILKVEGQGQAQCISGFTGIDVPPPRGPLWILGDMFMGRYHTVFDHGKLRVGFAEAV
- the LOC125210599 gene encoding aspartic proteinase A1-like isoform X3, which gives rise to MGTKIEAFALSLLVASLVLLCPAVSASDDGLMRIGLKKVKFDPSNREAALLDSKESLRAKAGDGGDAVVALKNYMDAQYFGEIAIGTPPQKFMVIFDTGSSNLWVPSSKCYFSPACFLHAKYKSRQSSTYKKNGKSAAIQYGTGSISGFYSEDVVTIGNLVVKNQEFIEATSEPGVTFVAAKFDGILGLGFQEISVGNSTPPWYNMIAQGLVKEPVFSFWLNRNVNDQNGGELVFGGFDTKHFKGEHSYVPVSRKGYWQFDMGDVLIGGKQSGYCAQGCSAIADSGTSLLAGPTTVIAMINHAIGVSGVVNQGCKSLVQKYGSSIMDLLLKELQPENICGQLGVCEAHGASEGIESVVGDEEGKSAGLINALCPVCKMAAVWMKSQLGLNKTRDVVLKYANEVCEKMPNPLGQSIVDCGSIASMPIISFTIGGKTFDLSSKEYILKVEGQGQAQCISGFTGIDVPPPRGPLW